TGAGTCACTCATATCAATCAAGTCTTGGATTGCACCCGTTCCTTTTACTAATGCATTCGTAATTGTAGCTTTTGCTCCACGACGAATTTTAATAATATCCTGCATGTATGTTGCTTGAGTTGCTGCATTATACGCTAATTTAAGATCAATAGTCATATTAGTAATAGTAAAATCTGTTTGGTTAACATCTGTTGGAGTTAATCCATCTAAGTTTCCATCAGATTCTACACCACGCGGGTCAGATTCTGTACTTGTGTAACCGCTTTCCCAAATTCCATAGCAATTTGTTAATGTGCCGCGATAACCTTGTGTATTATCAAACATATCATCATCAGGATTAACAATTAATAAGTTTGAAACATTTACGGTTCCTCCGAAAAATTCTATACCATCGTCAGCATTTTCGTACACATAAATATCGTGAATAGTTGTTCCACTTCCAACTGCATCCAACGTCAATCCGTTGTGTTCTACTTCAGCACTTGAACGTGCACCACCGTATTTAATTTCAAGATAAGTGATTGATCCTGAATTATCAGCATCGTCTGAACCACCGTAAGTATAATCAGGGTTCATTTCGCAAGTACCTGTAGCTGTAATACCTGTTTGTCCTGAAATCTTGGCTTTACCATTCAATATTAAACCTCCCCAATAACCTGCAGAAGCAGAGGCTTCATTATCAGCGGTCATAATTACAGGTTGTGAAGCAGTACCGTTTACAAAGATTTTTCCACCTTGGGCTACAATAATATAGCTTCCGTAACCTTCTGATGCTTTAATAGTAGTTCCTGCAGGAATGGTAAGACTTGCACCATTTTCCACACTAAAAGTTCCGTTGAGTTTATAAGTTACAGAAGCGTCTAAAGTTACCGCGTGATCAAGTTTTCCGGTTAGTACACCTTGTTCGATAAGAATATCGACCGAATCTTTTTGTGGATCGCTATCGTTCTTACAAGAGACAAAATTCAACGATAAAAGTGCCGTTGAAATGACTAATAAATTAAAAAATAATTTTTTCATTTTGATAAAATTTAATTGATAAATAATGTTTTTTTGTAGATAAATTTTTAATTAAAATTGATAGGTTATACCTAAACTTAAGTCCATTCCCTTTTTGTAACTGTGCAATACCTGATTCTCGTTACTGGTAGTTGCTTTACGCATTAGTTTATATTCAGGGTCGAGTATGTTTTTAGCTTTTAATTTTATTCCGAGATGTTTATTGATGTTTATACCGGAGACAAAATCCAAAGTCGGAATTCCTTTTTCTATTACATCATTATATCCTACAAATCCTAAGGAGAATATTCTATCGCTGAAGTACTTAAAGACTAATGTATTTACAATGGAGAAATCTTTATTTGAATAGTTGTGTGATAAATCAATATTTGCAAGGTAAGGCGAAGAACCTTCTAATTGTGCATATCTGGACACACTTGCAGTGGAATTTACAAACATACTTGAATTAATGTAAGAAGCATTCACACCCGCACTTAATTTATTTGTACCGTTGGATGAGGTTTTATTAATAATATTTTTTCTTACTTCTATCTCAACACCTGCTACAGAAGCATATTGCATATTATCAAAAGTATAATATCCTGCTCCATTATTTTGATACACACGCGTAATTGGTTTATCAATATATTTATAGAAAGCATTTAACGATAACAGTTCTGAAGGGCTTAAATAAAAATCCCATTTTACATCAACGTTATAATTTTCGGAAGGTTTTAATTTTGGATTTCCCTGAAACGAATAACTTAATCCAAGATATTGATAAGGCATCATTTCGATAGTTTGCGGCAATGTGTAAGTCTTACTCATTCCAAGTCGTAGCGCATTCCTATCATTAATACTGTATTTCAAATTTAATTCAGGAAGAACAAATAAATAATTTTTTGTACCGGAATTCGCTCCGTTATAACCTCCTTGTACATTAAAATCATACGGTATATAAATTTGATCGGTTCTTAAACCTATGTTGCTTGTAAATTTGTTTGAAAATTGATAATTCAAACCAACAAAACCGGCATTGATTAATTTGGTAACTTTGTATGTGCTAATTCGGGCATAACCTGCAAATTCTTTATTGTCGTAATTTTGTTGATTAAATAATTCGTCAAACTTCAAATTATCTAATGTCTGTTTTCCCGAAAGTGTAGTTATAATCATACTGTATTCATTACCACTAAAATCATCGGTAAGATATCTCCCGTTGTATCCAAAATTTATGGAAGATAAGTCATCCTTAAATTTCTCAGATAATTTATACGTAAAATCAAATTTGGCATTCAAATCATTCTCCGTTAGTTTGTTGAAGTTTCTGATATTTGCTCCATCTCCTGCTAAAGGCGAATATTCCGTTTCACTAATTCTGAATAATTTATTTACTCTTCTGTCAGGTTCTGAACCTATTGTAGAATTGTAAGATATTCCTGCGTCTAATTTGAGTTTGTTATTAATTTTAAGTTTTGAGAGCAATTGATTTGTTATTAATAAATTATCATTCGACTGTTGTCTTCTCATAAACCCGTTATACTCGTATTCTGACGGTTGGAGGCTCGATAAATATTTTGGTCCATATCCCACAAAATTTCCTATATATTGATTATTGTCATGAATAATTACTATATTATAATTAAATTCTTGTTTGTTGTTGAGTAAAAAATTGATGTTACCCAACACCATTTGATTGATGTTTTGGGTAGATTTATTTCCATTTAAGTCATCTATAACAGTTCCATCAGTGGTAGTATCATACACTTTTTCTTTTGTATATGAATATTTTGTACTGTAAGTTCCAACCAATAAAAACGAAAGTGGATTTTTATTTTCACCTAAATACAATTTTTTACCTCCTGAAATTCCATAACTATAATTTAACGGCAATGAAACAGAATGAGGGTCGAGACTATTCCCATAATTATAAACCGTTTTATAATTATTCAAAGGTTGAACACTTTTTGATGCTCCCCAATAATTAACCCCGTCCATTTTTATAAAATCGGAACCAATAGCTTTTGTATTTATTCCTGTCGATAAGTCCATATCTAATTCTTTTTCACCAATAAGTTCTTTTGACGAAACATCAATTACAGCGCCTCCAACATCTCCATAATTATTACTGGTAAAAACTTTATTTACTCCAATATTTTTTATTAAATCAGACCCAAAAAAATCGAGTGAAATATTTTTATATAATGGATCTTCCGAAGGAATTGGCAATCCATTAAGAGTGGTAAAATTGTAGCGATCGCCTAATCCGCGTACGAATACATTTTTCACACCTTCTTGCTTTGAAATTCCCGAAACTTGCGCCACAGCCGCTTCAGCATCACTTATTCCTTTGCGCGACATTTCTCTGGCTCCAACCGCCTGCGTTGCAAGTAAAGACTGCTTCTGCTCCATAAGCAAAATGTTTTCGCTTTCCCTATTCGATTTTGCAACCACTTCTACTTCATTTAAACTTATGTTTGCCGACTCCAATGATATATCTATCATTGTTTCTTTTCCGGATTCGACCAATATATTTTCTTTTGTTTGCTGTTTGTATGAAATGTAACTTACAACAATAGAATATACTCCTGGTTTTAAGTTGTTTATGGCATAATTCCCGTCAAAATCGGAGGCGGCTCCTACAGCTGTACCTTTAATTAATACGGACGCTCCAATTAACGGTTCGTTGCTATTTACATCAGTTATTTTTCCTTTTATCGCACCGGACTGAGCATAAAGAAGAGATGCCGATAACAGTAAAATTGCTGAAATAAAAGGTTTAATTAAAATAATTTCGGAAAATTGTAATCTTAAAAAGTTTTTCATCAAAAAATATATTTCGTTATTTCACGCCGCAAAATTCCTTATTTCTTATTACAAGAAAGCGACATATTGATTACAAATGCGAAACATATATTACAAAAGAATGAAATATGGAAAAGGTGAAAATTTTCTTTTCGAGGTAAAATAAGGCGGAGCTGGTTTTATATTATTTATTACAAGCCAAGTGATTTTTAATAATAATTGACAATAGAATAGCGTAATTTTGCACGTTGTTTTAACATTTTAAAATGTATGGATAAACAAGTTTTTCAAACCAACGATAAATCTCGCTGGATTACATTTAAATGGACATTACGCCTACTTGCAATTGTTGCAGGAATGCTTTTAGCCGCAGTAATACTAATGCTGATAATAGATAAAGTGCCCGCTGTCCCTTATCATCAGAATTATCAAAACATTATAACTGCCAACAAACCTTATTTGCAAGAAACAAAAA
The genomic region above belongs to uncultured Paludibacter sp. and contains:
- a CDS encoding conserved hypothetical protein (Evidence 4 : Unknown function but conserved in other organisms), coding for MKNFLRLQFSEIILIKPFISAILLLSASLLYAQSGAIKGKITDVNSNEPLIGASVLIKGTAVGAASDFDGNYAINNLKPGVYSIVVSYISYKQQTKENILVESGKETMIDISLESANISLNEVEVVAKSNRESENILLMEQKQSLLATQAVGAREMSRKGISDAEAAVAQVSGISKQEGVKNVFVRGLGDRYNFTTLNGLPIPSEDPLYKNISLDFFGSDLIKNIGVNKVFTSNNYGDVGGAVIDVSSKELIGEKELDMDLSTGINTKAIGSDFIKMDGVNYWGASKSVQPLNNYKTVYNYGNSLDPHSVSLPLNYSYGISGGKKLYLGENKNPLSFLLVGTYSTKYSYTKEKVYDTTTDGTVIDDLNGNKSTQNINQMVLGNINFLLNNKQEFNYNIVIIHDNNQYIGNFVGYGPKYLSSLQPSEYEYNGFMRRQQSNDNLLITNQLLSKLKINNKLKLDAGISYNSTIGSEPDRRVNKLFRISETEYSPLAGDGANIRNFNKLTENDLNAKFDFTYKLSEKFKDDLSSINFGYNGRYLTDDFSGNEYSMIITTLSGKQTLDNLKFDELFNQQNYDNKEFAGYARISTYKVTKLINAGFVGLNYQFSNKFTSNIGLRTDQIYIPYDFNVQGGYNGANSGTKNYLFVLPELNLKYSINDRNALRLGMSKTYTLPQTIEMMPYQYLGLSYSFQGNPKLKPSENYNVDVKWDFYLSPSELLSLNAFYKYIDKPITRVYQNNGAGYYTFDNMQYASVAGVEIEVRKNIINKTSSNGTNKLSAGVNASYINSSMFVNSTASVSRYAQLEGSSPYLANIDLSHNYSNKDFSIVNTLVFKYFSDRIFSLGFVGYNDVIEKGIPTLDFVSGININKHLGIKLKAKNILDPEYKLMRKATTSNENQVLHSYKKGMDLSLGITYQF
- a CDS encoding conserved exported hypothetical protein (Evidence 4 : Unknown function but conserved in other organisms), translated to MKKLFFNLLVISTALLSLNFVSCKNDSDPQKDSVDILIEQGVLTGKLDHAVTLDASVTYKLNGTFSVENGASLTIPAGTTIKASEGYGSYIIVAQGGKIFVNGTASQPVIMTADNEASASAGYWGGLILNGKAKISGQTGITATGTCEMNPDYTYGGSDDADNSGSITYLEIKYGGARSSAEVEHNGLTLDAVGSGTTIHDIYVYENADDGIEFFGGTVNVSNLLIVNPDDDMFDNTQGYRGTLTNCYGIWESGYTSTESDPRGVESDGNLDGLTPTDVNQTDFTITNMTIDLKLAYNAATQATYMQDIIKIRRGAKATITNALVKGTGAIQDLIDMSDSKGAGTVDSSISLTNGLTIPTSITGHEVTPGYITNTDGTKTYLTYPNVSAIATGNTGCDTSIFAWTGYTGF